One genomic window of Candidatus Nitrospira inopinata includes the following:
- the nusG gene encoding transcription termination/antitermination protein NusG — translation MPEQAESEWYVVRTKPHQEAVAESSLLRGGIEALCPRIQERRVIRRKMQQIISPLFPGYLFARSSPSGWRLIQYARGVSHLVSFGDGPVVVRPEVMEEIFRRLERGIVVPQPRTFAHGDVVRITEGPLQGLEAVFERELAGQQRAMLLMKMLAGQVRVVLDLSSIVNA, via the coding sequence ATGCCTGAACAGGCTGAAAGCGAATGGTATGTGGTGCGAACCAAACCTCATCAGGAGGCAGTGGCTGAATCGAGTTTGTTGAGGGGGGGGATTGAGGCGCTCTGCCCGCGAATCCAGGAGCGACGCGTCATTCGGAGAAAAATGCAGCAGATCATCAGTCCACTGTTTCCCGGGTATCTGTTTGCAAGGTCTTCCCCATCGGGATGGCGGTTGATTCAGTACGCTAGGGGTGTAAGTCATTTGGTCTCTTTCGGGGACGGGCCGGTCGTTGTGAGACCGGAAGTCATGGAAGAGATTTTTAGAAGACTCGAAAGAGGCATTGTTGTTCCTCAGCCTAGAACATTCGCGCATGGCGACGTGGTGCGGATTACCGAAGGCCCTCTGCAAGGCTTGGAAGCGGTGTTCGAGCGGGAACTGGCAGGACAGCAGCGAGCGATGTTGCTGATGAAGATGCTGGCCGGTCAAGTGCGCGTGGTGTTGGATTTGAGTTCCATTGTGAATGCCTAA
- a CDS encoding TIGR03013 family XrtA/PEP-CTERM system glycosyltransferase: MEKTITPVLLKPNKEQDYASGLDLFKRRVALLGCGQLALELYQVLAEKRWTNLQIVGVVDQNPPRATGSLPVKDLQVLGSCEDLCRIVEQFSVNTIVVCMEDRRAGLPVNALLDLKARGIEVIDGHQMFEEVSGRLSIDQLRPSSLIFSTGFKRRAPTKVLKRTVDLTASALGLAILAPALCVIALLIKLDSPGPVFYRQMRVGLGGQPFMMWKFRSMYQEAERHGPRWAEKNDARVSRVGRILRKFRLDEIPQLYNVIRGEMSLVGPRPERPVFVNELRKSIPYYDIRHTVRPGLTGWAQTQFQYGASAEDAHAKLQYDLYYVKNMTFALDLRILIETVRVVLLGEGAR; this comes from the coding sequence ATGGAAAAAACGATCACCCCCGTCCTACTCAAGCCGAATAAGGAGCAGGATTACGCGTCCGGCTTGGATTTGTTCAAGCGGCGGGTCGCTCTTCTCGGCTGCGGCCAGCTTGCGTTGGAGTTGTATCAGGTCCTTGCGGAGAAACGATGGACAAATCTGCAAATCGTAGGGGTGGTTGACCAGAATCCTCCACGTGCGACCGGTTCGCTTCCCGTCAAGGACCTACAAGTGCTGGGGAGTTGCGAGGATCTTTGCAGGATCGTAGAGCAGTTCTCGGTCAACACGATCGTCGTGTGCATGGAGGACAGAAGAGCGGGATTACCGGTGAACGCGCTCCTTGATCTGAAAGCGAGAGGTATCGAAGTCATCGATGGGCATCAGATGTTTGAGGAAGTGTCGGGTCGACTCTCGATCGATCAACTTCGCCCGAGTTCGCTCATTTTTTCAACCGGTTTTAAACGAAGAGCTCCGACGAAAGTATTAAAACGAACGGTTGATTTGACGGCGTCCGCCCTTGGCTTAGCGATCCTGGCTCCGGCTTTATGCGTCATTGCTCTCTTGATCAAACTGGATTCTCCGGGGCCGGTGTTTTACCGGCAGATGCGCGTCGGATTGGGAGGGCAGCCGTTCATGATGTGGAAGTTTCGATCCATGTATCAGGAAGCGGAGCGCCATGGACCTCGCTGGGCCGAGAAAAACGACGCTCGTGTGTCGCGAGTGGGACGAATTCTGCGCAAATTTCGCCTTGACGAGATTCCACAGCTCTATAACGTCATTCGAGGAGAAATGAGCCTCGTCGGGCCTCGTCCGGAACGCCCGGTCTTTGTCAACGAGCTGAGAAAAAGCATCCCCTATTACGATATCAGGCACACGGTGAGACCGGGACTGACCGGTTGGGCGCAAACGCAGTTTCAATATGGCGCAAGCGCGGAAGACGCGCACGCCAAGCTGCAGTATGACTTGTATTACGTCAAGAATATGACCTTTGCGTTGGATCTTCGGATCTTAATCGAAACGGTGCGGGTTGTGTTGCTTGGCGAAGGGGCTCGATAA
- a CDS encoding GumC family protein, with amino-acid sequence MSTSAELTIADYIDILRRRKWMIVGAVVVCLTASVALYEVLPKTYRSTTTILLEGQKIPENYVKTGVEGKVDSRLYAVQQIVMSRTLLSKIGEQFGLITPQMSSFERESVVQSMRQRTQVTKMRLGHLKGQDTTEGFTLSFDHTDPVITMKVAEALAAQFIEQDLKLREQMLEGASEFLEQELRLAEAKLEEQEQAISAFRAKYMGELPQQMEANLRTLDRLQMDVIAARDNVQAAKNKIEVLDQRIKEAAAAAAQGVAQTVPTISGQPTHGGDPLLARLAELERNLTALSAEYRDNYPDIVLLRKEIDAVKAQLALKYGVQKEEVQQGSPKLIDPIVLDLMRQRDEAVKDLEARQDRLRRLLEQVKDYEGRVERTPMREQELSILVRDYDNMQKNYQALLDKRLNARLAENLEKRQKGEQFRILDPANLPIAPESPKQYMILLGGLVVGCGLGGGAAFALELFRPAFRRVEQVEGALGVPILAGIPSFSTLIRTEAKQLASSNPRIEGSKKSRLLAYLGRGQDRAMASSQEGADLVSPVIAWNVVAKWWPDSMISEQYRVAATRLALMAREHEHPVALVTSSILGEGKSTTTLNLGYTFAHALDKRTLIIDCDFKRPSTSRYLGKPYAPGLSDYWSGTHPIDSCIHQIDEVPLWVLPAGTESHRVFELSKIRELEHLLNELKPRFDQILLDTPPVFPLADLNFLSRLADILVFVIMAGKTGRDVVEKALKALRPSCKLGIILAGVESTSMPYYHYYHHHDEARAVARYAARR; translated from the coding sequence ATGAGTACATCGGCTGAACTGACCATAGCGGACTATATCGATATTCTCCGCCGGCGCAAATGGATGATCGTCGGAGCAGTCGTGGTATGTCTGACAGCGTCTGTCGCTCTGTACGAGGTGCTCCCCAAAACTTATCGATCCACCACGACCATTCTCTTGGAAGGTCAGAAAATACCAGAAAACTACGTCAAGACCGGGGTTGAAGGGAAAGTGGACTCACGGCTCTATGCCGTCCAGCAAATCGTGATGAGCCGCACGTTGCTGTCCAAAATAGGCGAGCAGTTCGGTCTGATCACGCCGCAGATGTCGTCGTTCGAGCGGGAGAGTGTGGTTCAGAGCATGAGGCAAAGGACTCAGGTCACCAAGATGAGGCTGGGCCATTTAAAAGGGCAGGACACGACAGAGGGCTTTACCTTGTCGTTCGATCATACGGATCCCGTGATTACCATGAAGGTGGCTGAGGCCCTGGCTGCTCAATTTATCGAGCAGGACTTGAAGCTCCGGGAACAGATGCTTGAGGGAGCGTCAGAATTTCTCGAGCAAGAGCTTCGGTTGGCGGAAGCAAAATTGGAAGAACAAGAACAGGCGATCAGTGCCTTCCGAGCCAAATACATGGGTGAATTGCCTCAACAAATGGAGGCCAATCTGCGAACTCTCGACCGGTTGCAAATGGACGTCATTGCGGCTCGGGACAATGTCCAGGCGGCTAAAAACAAAATAGAGGTCTTGGACCAACGAATCAAAGAGGCTGCTGCGGCTGCTGCTCAGGGGGTAGCACAGACGGTGCCTACAATTTCTGGGCAACCGACGCACGGAGGCGACCCGTTGCTCGCACGCTTGGCAGAACTTGAGCGAAATTTAACCGCTCTCTCCGCGGAGTATCGCGATAACTATCCGGACATCGTGCTCTTGCGCAAGGAAATCGACGCTGTCAAAGCACAGTTAGCCCTCAAATACGGTGTCCAAAAAGAAGAGGTTCAGCAAGGGTCCCCCAAGTTGATTGATCCGATCGTACTCGATTTGATGCGTCAGCGGGACGAAGCTGTCAAAGATCTTGAAGCTCGGCAAGATCGACTCCGCCGTTTACTTGAGCAGGTCAAAGACTACGAAGGACGGGTTGAGCGAACGCCGATGCGTGAGCAAGAACTCAGCATCTTGGTTCGTGACTACGACAATATGCAGAAGAATTATCAAGCGCTGCTCGATAAGCGGTTGAACGCACGATTGGCCGAAAATCTTGAAAAGCGGCAGAAGGGTGAACAGTTTCGGATTCTGGATCCCGCCAACCTTCCCATTGCGCCGGAGTCGCCCAAACAATACATGATTCTCTTGGGTGGCTTAGTCGTCGGATGCGGACTTGGTGGCGGCGCTGCCTTTGCCCTTGAGCTGTTCAGGCCGGCCTTTAGGCGTGTGGAGCAGGTAGAGGGAGCCTTGGGGGTTCCAATCCTCGCTGGCATACCATCCTTTTCAACCTTGATTCGAACAGAAGCCAAACAGCTTGCGAGCTCAAACCCGAGGATTGAAGGATCAAAGAAATCCCGTCTGCTTGCGTACCTGGGAAGAGGACAAGATCGGGCGATGGCCTCCTCGCAGGAGGGGGCAGATCTCGTGTCCCCAGTCATTGCTTGGAACGTCGTGGCGAAATGGTGGCCGGATTCCATGATTTCTGAACAATATCGAGTGGCTGCGACAAGACTCGCTCTGATGGCAAGAGAGCATGAGCACCCCGTGGCGTTGGTGACCAGTTCGATTCTCGGTGAGGGGAAAAGCACGACCACGCTGAATCTTGGTTACACCTTCGCTCATGCGCTTGATAAGCGGACGCTGATCATCGATTGCGATTTCAAGCGCCCATCGACCAGTAGATATCTAGGCAAGCCATATGCCCCGGGATTAAGTGATTATTGGAGCGGAACTCATCCCATTGATTCCTGTATTCATCAAATTGACGAGGTGCCTCTTTGGGTGCTGCCTGCCGGAACGGAAAGTCATCGCGTCTTTGAATTATCGAAAATCCGTGAATTGGAACACCTGCTGAATGAGTTAAAACCGAGATTCGACCAAATTTTGCTCGATACGCCGCCGGTTTTTCCTCTTGCGGATCTCAATTTCCTATCGAGGTTGGCGGACATACTCGTCTTTGTAATCATGGCCGGGAAGACAGGTCGTGACGTAGTCGAAAAAGCCCTGAAGGCGCTACGTCCGTCGTGCAAACTGGGGATCATTCTTGCGGGCGTGGAATCGACGAGCATGCCGTACTATCACTATTATCATCATCATGATGAAGCGCGGGCGGTCGCTCGATATGCCGCAAGAAGGTAG
- a CDS encoding XrtA system polysaccharide deacetylase, translated as MKREGVHALSFDVEEHFQVSAFWSDERRNKWESYESRVERNVEKILNLLSFRGIHATFFVLGWVASRHRGLVKAIVDQGHELASHGFGHELITTQRPDQFRDDVRKSKQLLEDIAGVPVYGYRAPSFTIVPRTRWALSILVEEGYLYDSSIFPVRHDRYGMPEADPYCHLIKTESGPLWEVPLSTLKMGPVRIPIAGGGYFRLFPYPVLRRLLDRAVVHGHPLIMYLHPWELDPEQPRMVGSWRSVLRHYLNLGKTEIRLRRLLGDFRFTTIRNAVKAVGEACSENHNSRLSTVTVNVGQDASRYIKTGRENA; from the coding sequence ATGAAGAGGGAGGGGGTGCATGCCTTGTCGTTCGACGTGGAAGAACACTTCCAGGTTTCTGCCTTCTGGTCGGACGAACGAAGAAACAAGTGGGAGAGCTATGAGAGCCGCGTTGAACGCAACGTGGAGAAGATACTGAACCTCCTTTCATTCCGCGGAATCCATGCCACCTTTTTTGTGCTCGGTTGGGTGGCGAGTCGTCATCGGGGACTCGTGAAAGCCATCGTTGATCAGGGACATGAGCTTGCTTCCCATGGGTTCGGTCATGAGTTGATCACAACCCAGCGGCCTGATCAGTTTCGCGATGACGTTCGGAAAAGCAAGCAGCTTCTTGAGGACATTGCCGGAGTGCCCGTGTACGGCTACAGGGCGCCATCCTTTACGATTGTTCCACGTACCCGATGGGCTCTCTCCATTCTTGTTGAGGAAGGCTATCTTTATGATTCAAGCATTTTCCCCGTCCGTCACGATCGCTACGGCATGCCGGAGGCCGATCCCTACTGTCATCTGATAAAGACCGAAAGCGGGCCTCTGTGGGAGGTGCCCCTTTCTACGTTGAAGATGGGGCCTGTCCGTATTCCAATCGCAGGGGGAGGGTATTTTCGGCTGTTTCCATATCCGGTCTTGCGCAGGCTTCTCGATCGTGCCGTCGTTCACGGCCATCCGTTGATCATGTATCTTCACCCGTGGGAGCTGGATCCTGAGCAACCCAGAATGGTCGGATCGTGGCGTTCTGTCCTTCGCCATTATCTCAATCTGGGGAAAACGGAAATCCGGCTCCGACGGTTACTGGGGGATTTTCGATTCACCACCATACGGAACGCCGTCAAAGCGGTGGGAGAAGCCTGTAGTGAAAACCACAACAGTCGTCTCAGTACAGTGACGGTTAATGTTGGGCAAGATGCAAGCCGATATATAAAGACGGGGAGAGAGAATGCCTGA
- a CDS encoding polysaccharide biosynthesis/export family protein: MIVGRRTPLVTEAPAAVVAENRSCVRATMWALLVGAGLFCGSVEGEGLAELSLRVQTKDGMRDSDKSSLVVTQDYIIGPEDVLDVSVWKNADLSRTVLVRPDGKISLPLIGDVVAVGLTATQLADVISERLREFKENPQISIVVREINSYAIYVLGEVAHPGKYPLKSKTTLLQAITLAGGFTPTAVRNKIVVFRFGERGEKDIKIKVNYDDIILRDGSTQNLMLIPGDTIVVPSETMVLVP; encoded by the coding sequence ATGATTGTTGGACGTCGTACCCCCCTGGTCACAGAGGCTCCAGCCGCCGTCGTTGCGGAAAATCGGTCATGTGTCAGAGCGACGATGTGGGCTTTATTGGTAGGGGCAGGGTTGTTCTGTGGTTCTGTCGAGGGCGAAGGGCTGGCGGAACTTTCGCTTCGAGTCCAAACCAAAGATGGCATGCGGGATTCGGACAAGTCTTCTCTTGTAGTCACGCAAGATTACATTATAGGACCGGAAGATGTGCTGGATGTCAGCGTCTGGAAGAACGCGGATCTTTCGAGAACGGTGCTGGTTCGCCCCGATGGAAAAATTTCTCTTCCATTGATTGGCGATGTCGTGGCCGTCGGGCTGACAGCGACTCAATTGGCGGACGTCATTTCAGAACGATTGAGAGAGTTCAAGGAAAATCCCCAGATCTCCATTGTGGTCAGGGAAATCAACAGTTATGCGATCTATGTGCTCGGTGAAGTCGCGCATCCGGGAAAATATCCGCTGAAAAGCAAGACCACGTTATTACAGGCGATTACGTTGGCTGGCGGGTTTACGCCTACGGCGGTGCGGAATAAGATCGTCGTGTTTCGGTTTGGCGAGAGGGGAGAGAAAGACATCAAAATAAAAGTCAACTATGACGACATTATCTTGCGCGATGGTTCAACGCAAAATCTGATGCTGATTCCAGGCGATACCATCGTAGTCCCTTCGGAAACCATGGTGCTGGTGCCGTAA
- a CDS encoding PilZ domain-containing protein gives MKNDNHATHSERAALLRPIPYEMTSPIDEDVEKGKGKALSLNISRGGMLVMMDQAPKIEQVLKVYVPTPITIAETPTLAEVRWVRKVPFGKTNGGGPYFVGLKFIF, from the coding sequence ATGAAGAACGACAACCATGCAACTCATAGCGAGCGAGCGGCACTTCTACGACCGATTCCCTATGAGATGACCTCGCCAATCGACGAAGATGTGGAAAAGGGAAAAGGGAAGGCGTTGTCTCTGAATATCAGCCGGGGGGGCATGTTGGTGATGATGGATCAGGCGCCCAAGATTGAGCAGGTGTTGAAGGTGTATGTTCCCACGCCGATCACCATCGCCGAGACCCCGACGCTAGCCGAGGTGCGCTGGGTCAGAAAAGTACCGTTCGGGAAGACGAACGGAGGCGGGCCGTATTTTGTTGGACTCAAGTTCATATTCTGA
- a CDS encoding response regulator transcription factor codes for MTNGPGVLDQTDSLADQRAGSGIVVLSASMQLLHMNRQASELSKKINEVEHGGNSAKFAHGVLPAALTELCGEIIKALHIRTEAKDWEQFELKRIAGDPGQPILLRGFGLPDRGGIQNARLVVTMEELGRRKTLNADHARDRFQLTGREQEVIEHLAKGWTNKEIANALQITEQTVKEHIKHIMRKTNASTRTGILVQVFNS; via the coding sequence ATGACCAACGGTCCCGGTGTTCTTGATCAAACCGACAGCCTTGCCGATCAACGCGCAGGATCGGGGATCGTCGTCCTTTCAGCCTCTATGCAATTGCTCCACATGAATCGCCAGGCATCTGAACTTTCCAAGAAAATCAATGAAGTGGAACATGGAGGCAATAGCGCAAAATTCGCCCATGGGGTTCTACCTGCAGCTCTCACAGAGCTGTGCGGAGAAATCATCAAGGCCCTCCACATTCGAACCGAAGCTAAAGACTGGGAGCAATTCGAACTGAAGCGTATTGCGGGGGATCCTGGTCAACCGATCCTTTTGCGCGGATTCGGTCTCCCGGACCGAGGCGGCATCCAAAACGCCAGACTTGTCGTGACCATGGAGGAACTGGGACGAAGAAAAACGCTGAATGCAGACCATGCGCGTGACCGCTTCCAATTGACCGGCCGAGAGCAAGAAGTCATCGAACATCTCGCTAAGGGATGGACCAACAAAGAGATTGCCAATGCGCTCCAAATTACCGAGCAGACAGTAAAGGAGCACATTAAGCACATCATGAGAAAAACGAACGCCTCGACTCGTACCGGAATTCTGGTTCAAGTTTTCAACTCCTAA
- a CDS encoding polysaccharide biosynthesis/export family protein, which yields MKIGQPSKMWLSPLAIKGREDLLLIRILLCPFILFLGGCLAGSIPNEVLEEVNRPLPKDFLLGPEDVVEVTVWKNQDLSRIVTVRPDGMISLPLIGDVQASGLTAAQVGEIISKRLSEYKENPSVSVSVKEVNSYYIYVMGEVVHPGKFPLKSYATVLQGISLAGGFTQYASKNRMAVVRIIDKGTPDERQIRIPVRYDDLVTGNGEIGNFQLMSGDTIVVP from the coding sequence ATGAAAATTGGTCAGCCGTCCAAGATGTGGCTATCACCTCTTGCGATAAAAGGGAGGGAGGATCTTCTCTTGATCAGGATTTTGTTGTGCCCATTCATTCTTTTTCTAGGAGGTTGTTTGGCAGGGTCGATTCCAAACGAGGTGTTGGAAGAGGTGAATAGGCCACTTCCAAAGGATTTTTTGCTGGGCCCTGAAGATGTTGTGGAGGTGACGGTCTGGAAAAACCAGGATCTATCACGGATTGTTACCGTGCGACCGGATGGCATGATCTCGCTCCCGCTGATTGGTGATGTGCAAGCGAGTGGTCTGACGGCAGCTCAGGTTGGTGAGATCATTTCTAAACGGTTGTCCGAGTATAAAGAAAACCCCTCCGTGTCCGTCAGTGTGAAGGAGGTCAACAGTTACTATATCTATGTTATGGGCGAAGTCGTTCACCCCGGTAAGTTTCCGTTGAAATCGTATGCGACGGTTTTGCAAGGTATTTCGCTGGCCGGCGGATTTACCCAATATGCATCCAAAAATCGGATGGCCGTCGTAAGGATAATAGATAAGGGAACACCGGATGAACGCCAGATCAGGATCCCGGTGAGATATGACGATTTAGTAACAGGGAACGGAGAAATCGGTAACTTTCAGCTGATGTCGGGTGATACCATTGTGGTGCCGTGA